A window of Elgaria multicarinata webbii isolate HBS135686 ecotype San Diego chromosome 2, rElgMul1.1.pri, whole genome shotgun sequence contains these coding sequences:
- the ZBTB25 gene encoding zinc finger and BTB domain-containing protein 25 isoform X1, which translates to MEQLLGGFTVGYRIGLKVCLSTEPSQTVGRNAMDTASHSLILLQQLNMQREFGFLCDCTVAIGDVYFKAHRAVLAAFSNYFKMIFIHQTSECIKIQPTDIQPDIFSYLLHIMYTGKGPKQMVNHARLEEGIRFLHADYLSRMAIEMNQMLSPEAVPSSNLYGIQISTAHKTVKENLQAKDSVTGLGSRTASQGDHPQLQLSLAIGLDESSLDQQISHPSVQAAVKPAEELANPPVTIKQEKTDPEPVVSQSHTSSSPEVRGSVFPKANLKVHLCQYCGEHFESRSNLREHLFTHVSGSLPFGVPASILESNDPSQLQSLSENCEAVRGHRLGPFLRKENERHSEHPARGNLDPLPIGQLSLVSKDSEPVELNCNFSFSRKRKISCTVCGHKFLRKSQLLEHMYTHKGKHFKFGRCQRLGNAVASKFQPYGDSWTQSVVKSATTLSQAHVDSQNGSDPDLSQESIDTILVE; encoded by the exons atggaacaactattaggtggattcacagttggctacagaatcggactcaaagtgtgcttatcaacggaaccttctcaaactgtggggag AAACGCAATGGATACAGCCAGCCACAGCCTGATCCTTCTGCAGCAGCTGAACATGCAACGGGAATTTGGCTTCCTCTGTGACTGCACAGTTGCGATTGGGGATGTCTATTTCAAAGCTCACCGAGCTGTCTTGGCTGctttttcaaactattttaagATGATATTCATTCATCAGACAAG CGAATGCATAAAGATTCAGCCGACAGATATCCAGCCCGACATATTTAGCTACCTGCTACATATTATGTACACCGGAAAAGGACCCAAGCAAATGGTCAACCATGCCCGGCTGGAGGAAGGCATCCGTTTCCTGCACGCCGACTACCTTTCCCGCATGGCGATCGAAATGAACCAGATGCTCTCGCCGGAGGCTGTGCCATCTTCAAACTTGTACGGGATCCAGATCTCCACCGCGCATAAAACTGTCAAGGAAAACCTGCAGGCGAAAGACAGCGTCACGGGTCTCGGAAGCAGGACTGCCAGCCAAGGGGACCACCCTCAGCTTCAGCTCTCTCTGGCTATCGGGCTCGACGAGAGCTCTTTGGACCAGCAAATTTCTCATCCTTCTGTCCAGGCAGCCGTGAAACCTGCAGAGGAGCTTGCAAACCCACCTGTGACGATCAAACAGGAGAAGACTGACCCGGAGCCGGTGGTGTCCCAGAGTCACACCTCATCCTCCCCAGAGGTCAGGGGTTCGGTTTTTCCTAAAGCTAACCTCAAAGTCCATTTATGTCAGTACTGCGGGGAGCATTTTGAGTCCCGGAGTAATTTACGTGAACACCTGTTTACTCACGTGTCAGGATCGTTGCCATTTGGGGTCCCGGCCTCGATCCTGGAAAGCAACGACCCCAGCCAGCTCCAGTCCCTGAGTGAGAACTGCGAAGCTGTCCGGGGTCACCGGCTGGGCCCCTTCCTCCGGAAAGAGAACGAGCGCCATTCGGAGCACCCTGCCCGCGGCAACCTTGATCCGTTGCCCATTGGCCAGTTGTCACTGGTGTCCAAAGACTCCGAGCCCGTGGAGTTAAACTGCAACTTTTCCTTCTCACGGAAAAGGAAAATCAGCTGCACGGTCTGCGGCCACAAGTTCCTCCGGAAGAGCCAGCTGCTTGAGCACATGTACACCCACAAAGGTAAACACTTCAAATTCGGCCGATGCCAGAGGCTCGGCAACGCAGTGGCCTCCAAGTTTCAGCCGTATGGCGACAGCTGGACTCAAAGTGTGGTGAAAAGCGCCACCACCCTCTCGCAAGCCCATGTGGATTCACAAAACGGGTCGGATCCTGACCTCTCTCAAGAGAGCATTGACACCATCCTGGTTGAATAG
- the ZBTB25 gene encoding zinc finger and BTB domain-containing protein 25 isoform X2, which translates to MDTASHSLILLQQLNMQREFGFLCDCTVAIGDVYFKAHRAVLAAFSNYFKMIFIHQTSECIKIQPTDIQPDIFSYLLHIMYTGKGPKQMVNHARLEEGIRFLHADYLSRMAIEMNQMLSPEAVPSSNLYGIQISTAHKTVKENLQAKDSVTGLGSRTASQGDHPQLQLSLAIGLDESSLDQQISHPSVQAAVKPAEELANPPVTIKQEKTDPEPVVSQSHTSSSPEVRGSVFPKANLKVHLCQYCGEHFESRSNLREHLFTHVSGSLPFGVPASILESNDPSQLQSLSENCEAVRGHRLGPFLRKENERHSEHPARGNLDPLPIGQLSLVSKDSEPVELNCNFSFSRKRKISCTVCGHKFLRKSQLLEHMYTHKGKHFKFGRCQRLGNAVASKFQPYGDSWTQSVVKSATTLSQAHVDSQNGSDPDLSQESIDTILVE; encoded by the exons ATGGATACAGCCAGCCACAGCCTGATCCTTCTGCAGCAGCTGAACATGCAACGGGAATTTGGCTTCCTCTGTGACTGCACAGTTGCGATTGGGGATGTCTATTTCAAAGCTCACCGAGCTGTCTTGGCTGctttttcaaactattttaagATGATATTCATTCATCAGACAAG CGAATGCATAAAGATTCAGCCGACAGATATCCAGCCCGACATATTTAGCTACCTGCTACATATTATGTACACCGGAAAAGGACCCAAGCAAATGGTCAACCATGCCCGGCTGGAGGAAGGCATCCGTTTCCTGCACGCCGACTACCTTTCCCGCATGGCGATCGAAATGAACCAGATGCTCTCGCCGGAGGCTGTGCCATCTTCAAACTTGTACGGGATCCAGATCTCCACCGCGCATAAAACTGTCAAGGAAAACCTGCAGGCGAAAGACAGCGTCACGGGTCTCGGAAGCAGGACTGCCAGCCAAGGGGACCACCCTCAGCTTCAGCTCTCTCTGGCTATCGGGCTCGACGAGAGCTCTTTGGACCAGCAAATTTCTCATCCTTCTGTCCAGGCAGCCGTGAAACCTGCAGAGGAGCTTGCAAACCCACCTGTGACGATCAAACAGGAGAAGACTGACCCGGAGCCGGTGGTGTCCCAGAGTCACACCTCATCCTCCCCAGAGGTCAGGGGTTCGGTTTTTCCTAAAGCTAACCTCAAAGTCCATTTATGTCAGTACTGCGGGGAGCATTTTGAGTCCCGGAGTAATTTACGTGAACACCTGTTTACTCACGTGTCAGGATCGTTGCCATTTGGGGTCCCGGCCTCGATCCTGGAAAGCAACGACCCCAGCCAGCTCCAGTCCCTGAGTGAGAACTGCGAAGCTGTCCGGGGTCACCGGCTGGGCCCCTTCCTCCGGAAAGAGAACGAGCGCCATTCGGAGCACCCTGCCCGCGGCAACCTTGATCCGTTGCCCATTGGCCAGTTGTCACTGGTGTCCAAAGACTCCGAGCCCGTGGAGTTAAACTGCAACTTTTCCTTCTCACGGAAAAGGAAAATCAGCTGCACGGTCTGCGGCCACAAGTTCCTCCGGAAGAGCCAGCTGCTTGAGCACATGTACACCCACAAAGGTAAACACTTCAAATTCGGCCGATGCCAGAGGCTCGGCAACGCAGTGGCCTCCAAGTTTCAGCCGTATGGCGACAGCTGGACTCAAAGTGTGGTGAAAAGCGCCACCACCCTCTCGCAAGCCCATGTGGATTCACAAAACGGGTCGGATCCTGACCTCTCTCAAGAGAGCATTGACACCATCCTGGTTGAATAG